The Reichenbachiella carrageenanivorans region CGATCCTGCGGCTGACTACACCTTAACACACAAGCTAAACTGTACGAACACGGGTAGCTTTGAAATTAGTCAAGTAAAAGAAGATGGTATCGTTACTGGTGCATTGGGTGACTATAACTTCACCTACACCAAACAAGATGGTACTGCTGCTGGCGGAACGCTTTCTGGTACCAACAACAGCATAATTTCTGGATTGGAAGAAGGTGACTATAAAGTAGTCATCGAAAACGATGCTTCTACTTGTAGCAGCTCTGAGTTCTACTTCACTATCGAAGACCAGTCTGTAGACCCTACCATCGACTTCACTGTCAATGCTGTAGATACCTTCTGTGGTGATCCTGTTACCGAAGGCGGTAATGGCTCAATCACTGCGACTGTTCAAGGGGGCACTCCTATCGGAGACTATACCTACGAATGGTTCTACGGTGCGCAGACTACTACCCCATTGGACAATACCCAGATCGCTTCTTATGTCGCTGGTGCTACCGACAACATTGCTACAGGATTGCCTCAGGGTACTTATACCCTCAGAGTCACGGACAACACTGATCCGAACAATACTTGTCAGACTACTTCTGAATTTGTGTTGACTGAAGATCAGCCAGTCATTACCATCAACGATCCTGCGGCTGACTACACCTTAACACACAAGCTAAACTGTACGAACACGGGTAGCTTTGAAATTAGTCAAGTAAAAGAAGATGGTATCGTTACTGGTGCATTGGGTGACTATAACTTCACCTACACCAAACAAGATGGTACTGCTGCTGGCGGAACGCTTTCTGGTACCAACAACAGCATAATTTCTGGATTGGAAGAAGGTGACTATAAAGTAGTCATCGAAAACGATGCTTCTACTTGTAGCAGCTCTGAGTTCTACTTCACTATCGAAGACCAGTCTGTAGACCCTACCATCGACTTCACTGTCAATGCTGTAGATACCTTCTGTGGTGATCCTGTTACCGAAGGCGGTAATGGCTCAATCACTGCGACTGTTCAAGGGGGCGCTCCTATCGGAGACTATACCTACGAATGGTTCTACGGTGCGCAGACTACTACCCCATTGGACAATACCCAGATCGCTTCTTATGTCGCTGGTGCTACCGACAACATTGCTACAGGATTGCCTCAGGGTACTTATACCCTCAGAGTCACGGACAACACTGATCCGAACAATACTTGTCAGACTACTTCTGAATTTGTGTTGACTGAAGATCAGCCGGTCGTATCTATCTCAGCTTCTGAGTACACACTTACAGATAAAACCAACTGTTCAAATGACGGTTCTTTCGAAATTACAGATGTATTAGAAGATGGTATTGCTCAAGGACTTGCTGATTACACCTTCACTTACGAAGTAGCAGGAGGAGGAGCACTGCCTGTAGCATCTACTCCATCCATGACTGGTTTAGCTACAGATGATAATAGAATTGATGATCTACCAGCTGGCGACTACCAAGTAACGATTAGTAGTGATATTTCTACTTGTTCAAGTTCTACCTTCTTGTTCACCATCGAAGACACTACTGTTGATCCTGTTGCTATTTTAACATCTAAGACACCAGATACTAATTGTACGACCCCTACTCCTGAAGATGGCAACGGTACTTTAACTGTCGCTCTACAAGGAGGTGCCGCTGTTGCTGACTATGATTACACTTGGTACAGAGGATCTATTGACCCTGCAAACAATATTACTTTGGGTAATAAAGTTGGCTCTGCGGTCATAGGAGGTGTAGGAGAATCTCTGACAGGATTGGCTCCAGGCCAATACGTTTTGGTCATTGAAGACTCGAATGGAGATGATGCCAATGATGGCTGTTCAAGTACAGCTACATTTACAATCACCAATACACCAACAACCATCACTATAGACGATGCTAATGTTGACACAGGAATTGTACATGTGACCGATTGTAATAACAACAATGGTTCTATTACACTTACTGACGCTGACGTCAATCCAGGTGTATTGGCAGACTATGACTTCACTTGGTATACTGATGGTCCTTTGACTGACATGGGATTAGCGGCTAACACCACTGCAATCACAAGTCAATCCCCTGGCCAATACTATGTGAAAGCAACACACAAGGCTACTGGTTGTAATTCAGGTCAGATTGGATTTGTAATAGAAAATCAAGCAGAACCTGCTACGATAGTCATTACCGAAAACACACCTGACACCAGTTGTGACCCTGATGCCAACGAAGGCAACGGTGCTCTCGATTGGACTATCGGAGATACTGATGGAGGCGTTGCCCCTGCAGGAGATTACACTTACCAATGGTATGTTGGCGGATCTGTAGCTACTGGAACCATACTAACAGATGGTGCTACAATTACAGGAGCAACAGGTACAGTAAGCGGACCATACACAGGTACAATTTCAGGGTTAGATGCTGGAGTATATACTTTACTGATTACCGATACTTCTACTCCAAATAGTACTTGTACTGTTGAGTCTACATTCAAATTGTCAGAATCTATCACTACATACGAAATCACGGCATCCTCTTTGACTAACAATACCCATTGTGAAGATAATTTGACTTTCTTCTCCAACGGAGAATTCGAAATCACAACGATCACTGGTGGAGCACTGGCCGACTTTACTTACACGTTTGTGAATAAAGATGACGCAGGCTATGTATTCAACAATGTCGCCGATGGGCATGTAGATCAATTAGATCCGGGGTCTTACGAAGTCACTGTTGAGCATACTTCAAATCAATGTATACTAGATGTATTTGACTTTGAAATAGAGGATGAATCAGTAACTCCAAGTTTAACATTCACACTAGATCAAGCAGATCAGTACTGTGTAGGAGGAAATGGAGAGTTAACTGCAGCCACGGATGCCACTACCCCTACTTATACTTGGGATCATGGCCCTGCTACAGCGCAAGTCACTGGCTTAGACAATGATTTTAATGCAGATGGAGAATACACCGTTACTGTACAAGATGGCATCACTGGATGTACAGTGACTGGTTCATTTATCATACCGCTCAAATCTGAGTTGATCGATATCGATATGACTGCTGTCAATATCACAGACGCTTCATGTAGTACCTCTACCGACGGTAGTGTTGAAATCACGACGATGTCACCAGACACTAACGCTGATTATGACTTTGCTTGGTATAAGGATACCTATCCTTCCCTCGCGATTGCAGGACAGTTTACTGCTACTTTGTCTAATCAAACGCCTGGTACCTACTACGCCGAAGCGACCAGTACCATATCTGGCTGTACTTCAGGAGTATTCGAATTTGAAATTGGCGACCTTGGCTTGAACCCAATAATCACCCAAGTATATAGTCAGAAACAATTCAACTGTGACCTAGGTAATCCTAACGGGGTGCTAAAAGTCATGGCCGATTCTACCGCTGGAGCCAATCAAGCAGATTATACATTCGCTTGGTCTTCTCCACTAGGTACGCCTGCACCAGCCGCTGGTCAGATCTACTCAGGCTTGGGAGAAGGTAATTACAACATCGAAGTAACTAACATCGCTACGGGATGTGTGTCTACAGAGTCATTGCCAATGGTGAATGACATTAACTTCCCTCTGGTACTTGGACTCTCAGCCGATGGTAACGACAACTGTATCGATGAAAATGGTCAGTTGGTCATCAACGTATTGAACTCTAAAAACCCAACAGCGGTATTTAACTACTACCTCTACTCTGGCGAACTTGCCAACCCTGGGTTTGTAGCAGCCAATCAGTTGGGCAGCTCTTATGTAGACGACTTGGTACATGGTAAATACACCGTAATGGTAGAAGATATCGACGGGGGTTGTGAGTCAGAACCCAACTATGTAGAGATCGAAGATTTCAGAAACACTGGAGATATGGCCATGAACATTGTTCAAAATCACGCTTTAACCAAATGTGATTTGACTCGTGCGGATGGAGAAGCGACTATCACACCTCTACCGAAAACGCCAAGCACCTATACCATCTACTGGCACGATGGCTCTAGTCTATCTGATCCTATCTTGGACTCAGCACTCAACTTAAATCAGTTGGTAGACAAGACTTACGCAATCGAAATGACAGACAGATATACAGGGTGTATGATATCAGATAATATCACAATAAGCAACGAAGCCTTAGATATACCGACACCTCTCATTACTGTACTACAAGACAGAATGAATTGTATCACTCCTGATGGAGCTATATCTGCAGAGGTAGACAGTACTGTAGTAGGCTATGCATTCGAATGGCAAGATGCCTCCGATGCGGTGATTAGCTCTACATTCTCTGCTAGTGGATTAGACATCGGAGAATACAGTGTTAAAGCGACGAGTCTAAGTACTGGTTGTGTATCTGACGAAGCTACAGTTCAGGTAACCGATGCTAGAGTAGATCCTTCGTTCACAGTTATCACTACTGAGTCTAGATGCTCTGAGGTATCAGAGTTCGGAGATGGATATGCTGGAAATGGAGAAGCTGTATTGGCATTTGACCATAACACAAGCATTGAAAACCAATACTGGGCAGTTGACAACGGCATAGAAATAGATCCTGCTGATGCCAGCACAATTATCAGCACCAACGAGCAAATGAGTGGATTGAGTCCTGGAGAATACAGAGTATTGGTGACTGATGTAAATGATTGTTCATACGAAGCCTCTTTCGTCATAGCCACTGACATCGAAATATTTAACGGTGTCTCTGACAACGGAGATGGTTTAAATGATTACTTTAGAATCTCTTGTGCGGATAGATTCCCATCCAACCATGTTAAAATTTATACTCGATCAGGAACATTGGTATATGAAACTGATGGATATGAAGATGATGTAACTGGGAACGTATTTACAGGAAAAAGAAATACTGGACTAGGTGGTGGTAGCGATGGCTTGCCATCTGGAACTTATTTCTATATTTTTGACAAAGGAGAAGGACAAGAAGGAGATGTTTACCAAGGATATTTGGAATTGGTCAGATAACGATAGATGAAACTGATAAAAGGATTATATATAGTAGTATTGGTATGTATGTGTCAGCTGGCGATAGCTCAGCAGCGACCCGTATTTTCAACTTACCCGTACAATGGGCTCGCACTTAATCCTGCCTACGCAGGGAGCTTAAACATGTTTTCGGCCATACTGACAAACAGAAATCAATGGGTCAATATCGACGGCGCACCTGTATTTCAGTCACTCACGGCACACACTACATTGAAAGAAAAAAATGTAGGTGTTGGCTTGAATGTAGTACGAGACGCAGTGGGGGTACATGAGCAGTATAGTGTATATGGTAGTTTTGCCTATAAGATCAGAATGCGAAAAGGTATCCTATCCATGGGACTACAAGGAGGGTTCGATCAGCGGGCTTCCAATCTGGATGACATCAATTGGCTTGACCAATCCGATCCCCTTTCTGTTTATACCAAAACTTTCAATCCTAATTTTGGTATGGGGATTTATTTTGCCAACAGAGATTATTTTATTGGAGCTTCAATCCCCTATTTTCTTACTCCAGATGTGATCGATGGTGGTGGAGATGGTGCCATTCCCTCTGACGGAAAGGCTTCCCGATATTATTATATCACAGCAGGATTTGTAAAGGATCTTAATCGTAATTTGAAAATTAATCCTTCTATCTTGGTTCGATTACAAGATAATTCTCCAGCTGCATTTGACCTCAATTTAAATTTCATTATCAATGAGATTGTCTATGCAGGAGTTTCTTACCGCTATCAAGATTCTTTTTCTATCATGACGCAATTGGTACTCAATGAAAATTTTAGACTTGGCTATGCCTACGACATCCCTACAGGAAGTCTGGGAGAATACACTGCTGGATCTCATGAGATATTCATCAATTATAGAATACCATTGAAGTTTGGTAAAAAAGACGGCCTTTGCCCAGTCTATTTCTAAAAAATATTTAAAGGAGTTTCGGCTCCTTTTTTTATACCGTCTTCCTTTGGTTTAAGTCAGATTTTGTATGCTGCTAACTGCTTCATCAAACTCCCCAAATAACTTTGGAAAGGAGGAATACTAACTACGCACTTCCCTGAATTTCTGTACCGCTCATCAATTTCTTCATTCCCCTCATTGGTATTTTCATTAAATTGTATGACTCATACAGCAAATCATTAATACCGTGAATCGAAGAAAATTTATAGAAAATAGTGCCCTAGCAGGATCTGCATTGGCTTTAGTAGGCACTACTGCCTGCGCAAGTGAAGCACCAACTACCGCAAGCAAACTAAACCTCAAACCCATGACCGACGGGGTGGAGTTTATCAACACACAAGATCGAATCCAGCGAGTAGAAAAAGCATCCCGTCTCATGCAAAAAAATGGTTTTGATGCCATTTTTATAGAATCTGGCACATCACTCGACTACTTTTCTGGTATACAGTGGTGGGCTAGCGAGCGAATGACTGGCCTACTCTTATTCTCAGACGGTACCATTCAGTATGTATGTCCAGCGTTTGAACAAGAGCGATTGCATGAGAAGATCACCATCAAAGGAGAAATTTACATCTGGCAGGAGCATGAAAGCCCTTTCGCGCTAGTAGCCAAGCTCATCAAAGACAAAGGTCACGCTCTCGGCACATTAGGCATCGAAGAAAACGTCAGGTTTTTCCAATCCGACGGCATAGCCGCACACCTACCGCAAGCCACTATCATCAACGCCAAACCCATTACCGCTGGGTGTCGAGCCATCAAAACCCGAAAAGAACTGGCACTGATGAAAAAAGCCAACGAAATAACGCTAGAAGGCTACCGAATTGGGTTTTCAAAACTAAAAGAAGGCATGTCGCAATATGACCTAAGTGCCACCGTAGCCGAAGCATGTTCTGCACTCGGAGCTACAGATGCAGGCTGGGCAGGGTCTATGTTTGGTGCATTCACGGCTTTCCCACATGGTAGCAAAACTGCCCAACAGCTCAAGGAAGGTGATTTGGTCTTGATAGATGGAGGGTGCAAGCTAGACGGGTATCAAGCAGACATTACCAGAACGACTATTTTTGGGAAACCCTCCCAGCGCCAACAAGACATATGGAATATAGTGAAAGAAGCACAGACCGCAGTATATGAACAAGCCAAAGCCGGGGTGCCCTGTGAACTGCTCGATGCAACAGCTAGAGCGATAGTAAACAAATATGGTTTTGGTGGTGGTTATGAAAACTTCTTCCATCGTGTAGGACATGGTATCGGTATGGATTTTCACGAGTGGGAGTACCTTGTAAAAGGGAATCAAACGATCATGCAACCTGGCATGTGTTTTTCAAACGAACCTGGAATTTATATCTATGGTGAATTAGGTGTCCGGTTGGAAGATTGTTTTTACATCACCGAAGATGGTTATGAAGCCTTCACTCCACAAAGCCCATCCATAGAAAATCCGATATAGCCCATAGTTGAAAAATAATACATTTAGCATCAGCGCGTATTTCGAACATAACAGTTTTTTGTTCAAATACTCTCTCATTCCTTTCGGATTCAGGCAAATAATTGCTTAATTGGTTATACAAAACACATCAACTCATGCTATGAAAACGACCTCTTTCGCCCTTATCCTACTGGGCTTAGTCTCATGTACCAAAACCGCTGAATACAACCCCGAACGAAATTTCTCCAATAATCAAAAGTCGATTTTAACCTCATTTATCTTAGCCCAAGACAGTAGCGTTATCGAACTACCAGCAGGGCATTTTCAGTTTGACAAAAGTTTGATTTTGGAAGGAAAGTCAAACGTAACCATCAAAGGACAAGGTAAAGACAAAACGATACTCTCATTCAAAAACCAAACACAAGGAGCAGAAGGGATACGAGTGGCCAATTGCAAAAACATAACACTGCGGGGCTTTGGTATCGAAGATGCTGCTGGCGACAACATCAAAGTAACAGATACTGACCATATCCTCTTCGAAGAACTAATGGTGGGTTGGACTGGCAAAGTAGACTCTACCAATGGTGCCTACGGCCTCTACCCCGTGATATGCTCCAATGTAACAGTAAGAAACTGTATCGTAATGGGAGCTAGTGATGCTGGCATCTATGTAGGACAATCCGACACCGTACTGATCGAAGGCAATACCACCTACTGGAATGTGGCAGGTATAGAAAGTGAAAACTCAAAAGAGGTCATTGTACGAAACAATATCTCGTATGACAATACAGGTGGCATACTCGTATTTGACCTACCAGGCTTAACACAATATGGCAACAATATAGAAGTATATGGCAACAATGTCTATGAAAACAACAGAGAGAACTTTGCCCCTCTAGGCAATATGGTCAGCGTCACTCCCCCAGGTACTGGCATCCTAATTCTTGCAACTAAAGGGGTGAAAATTCATAACAATACCATTCGCAACAATAAAACCATAGCCGTAGGCATGGTCAGCTATGCCTTGCTAGAAGCCATGGGTGGCGATCAAAATACAGGCGGTGGTGGTAGTCGCGAAGAACTCGAAAAGCAAAATCAGCTAGATGTAAACTACGACCCTTATGTAGGCAATATCCATGTATATGACAACACCTACGAAAACACCTACCTCTTACCCAATTTGAACAATGACTTTGGCAAATTGTTTCTGTTAAAATTTGGCGCAAGCCTCCCTCAAGTCGCTTGGGACGGACTACAAAGTCCTAATTACTACTTAGCGGATGGTAGTATCAATCCTTCCTATGTCATTTGTGTGAATGAGGCCGAAGAAGTAAAAACCGTAAACCTTGATGCTTCGAATGAGTTTGCTGGACTGGAGGAAAACCCCGCCATTTTCAATTGCAATTGATATGAGAAGTGTACTATTCGCTTTGTCGTTCTTCTTTTTTGCTTGTCAGCAAAAACAAACTAAACAAACCATAATCCCAGTCCCTCTAGGCACAGATCAAAGCATTACAGAGCAAATACAATATGCCTCCGTGGGCAAAACCAGACTATCTGACTATGGTTTTTTTGAGGGGCGATTGGCAGACCTGAAACCAAGTGAGCAGGTCATGCCATATGAACTCAATACACCTCTATTTTCTGATTATGCCTTAAAGAAACGGTTCATTTATTTACCGAAAGGGGAAAAAATAGGCTATCAAGAAAAAAATGTACTCGATTTTCCTGTGGGCACAGTTTTGATCAAAAACTTCTACTACAGTGCTCGTCAACTAGGTAACATTGCTGACAAAATATTAGAAACCAGATTGCTCATTCACGAAAGAGATGGATGGAAGGCTCTGCCATATATCTGGAACACCCAACAGACAGAAGCCTATCTAGAAATCACAGGCGGACTTCTCCCTACATCACTCCAAAACAAAGGGGTAGTACACTATACCGTCCCTGATATGAACCAATGCAAAAGCTGCCACGACAAAAGTGGTACAATGACACCCATCGGGCCTACGGTAAGACAGCTCAACCGAAAAGCTGTGGCCTCCGACACCAACCAAATGCTCCTGCTGGCTGACAAAGGATGGATAGGCCTACCCGATCACACACTTCCCCAACTCGCCGTGTGGAACGACCCTGCCAGTGGCTCACTTAACGAACGCGCCCGAGCTTATCTGGATATCAACTGTGCGCATTGCCACAATGATCAAGGCCCTGCTAAAAATTCTGGATTGAATCTGACCTATTTCGAAACCGACCCATATCGGCTAGGGGTCAACAAAAAGCCTGTGGCTGCAGGACGTGGCTCTGGCAATCTAAAATATGGTATTGTACCTAAGAAACCCGGGGGGTCTATTTTAATACATCGTATGCAAACCACTGAGCCAGGCACGATGATGCCCGAACTGGGTAGAAGTCTCCCCCATGACGAAGGAATCGCATTGATCCGAGAATGGATTGAGAAAATGTAAGCCCTTCTTCAACTGTTTTCTTTTATTCTCGTATGTTTGCAGACGCAAAAGAAATTTTGCCGTTCATTGATGTATGGGGTCGACCGGTTTTGACAGTAAGTGTGGATATTGTACTTGCGTGTCGGGTGTTGAGTAAGCACGCGTGATCAATTTACTCCTATTTTATTTGGCGAATCTAATTACGCCATGGCTGCTTAATTTTTTGCGATAGCAAAAATTATTAATCTCGATTAAGAATCGGGACAGACACATCCCTCCAGGCTTTTGTCTTATGAGCAGGATCAAGGGGTGTCACCTAGTAAGACTAGCTTGAGGCGAAGTTGCTAACCGATAGCGAAGCTAAAGTAACTGGCAGGAAAAGTGGGTTGTTGAACGCCAGCTCTCCTGTGAGATCCTAAGTTTCAACTATGCATGTAGACGGTCCAATATGGCCTTATCTGGACGAGGGTTCGATTCCCTCCGACTCCACAATCCTTTACGAAAATCGCCGAAATCTTACAGAATTCGGCGATTTTTTTCTTTTACATACGAGTTCACATCTCTATAAGTAAGTATTCTGGCCGAGCTCACTTTCACATCCAAAATTTCAGCATAAGACAGCCCTTCATAGAAATAGAGAAAAATGACTTCACGCTGACTGGGTGATAGTAAGTTTGTTTTTCATAGATGATTTTAAAATCACACTCCTTCAAGTTGCTAGAAATAGAAAACGGTGCTTCTGCAAAAGAGAAACTAAAGCCATCTTCTTCTAGCTGCACCCGTTCTTCCTTTTTGATGTGCCGTATAATTCTCCTTTTGAAGGAAGCAAATAGATAGCCTTTGATCGATTTGGAAAAATATTAAAAACGAAAGGAAAACCAATCAAAGAATTTGAAAATATCTCTCATACGCAAGGTATAGTACTAAATAAACACACGGTAGCCCTTTCAAAAAAATACAGGAGAAGTTATATACTCAAAAAAAACAAACACCTCTACCCATAGCTAATTCGAAGTTTTCAATAAGAGTGGTAACATGAAACAGGTGTATTTGTGACCCAGATCTAACCATTGTAACCTCCCCCCTGTAGTTTGGCAACATACACACAGCCTCTCATTTGAGTTTGTTTTTAACCTTGTAAAAGTTGGCTCTGCATAAGTCAACACACATACGATTAAAACAAAATAATTACTTCTTAACAAAGCATGATATGACACAAAAGTTTACAAACAACGCAATAACAATGTTCTTTATGATTTTCACGCTACTGATATTTGCTCCTGCGTGTGATGAACAAGCGATTGAAGAAAGCATC contains the following coding sequences:
- a CDS encoding PorP/SprF family type IX secretion system membrane protein, which produces MKLIKGLYIVVLVCMCQLAIAQQRPVFSTYPYNGLALNPAYAGSLNMFSAILTNRNQWVNIDGAPVFQSLTAHTTLKEKNVGVGLNVVRDAVGVHEQYSVYGSFAYKIRMRKGILSMGLQGGFDQRASNLDDINWLDQSDPLSVYTKTFNPNFGMGIYFANRDYFIGASIPYFLTPDVIDGGGDGAIPSDGKASRYYYITAGFVKDLNRNLKINPSILVRLQDNSPAAFDLNLNFIINEIVYAGVSYRYQDSFSIMTQLVLNENFRLGYAYDIPTGSLGEYTAGSHEIFINYRIPLKFGKKDGLCPVYF
- a CDS encoding M24 family metallopeptidase, which gives rise to MNRRKFIENSALAGSALALVGTTACASEAPTTASKLNLKPMTDGVEFINTQDRIQRVEKASRLMQKNGFDAIFIESGTSLDYFSGIQWWASERMTGLLLFSDGTIQYVCPAFEQERLHEKITIKGEIYIWQEHESPFALVAKLIKDKGHALGTLGIEENVRFFQSDGIAAHLPQATIINAKPITAGCRAIKTRKELALMKKANEITLEGYRIGFSKLKEGMSQYDLSATVAEACSALGATDAGWAGSMFGAFTAFPHGSKTAQQLKEGDLVLIDGGCKLDGYQADITRTTIFGKPSQRQQDIWNIVKEAQTAVYEQAKAGVPCELLDATARAIVNKYGFGGGYENFFHRVGHGIGMDFHEWEYLVKGNQTIMQPGMCFSNEPGIYIYGELGVRLEDCFYITEDGYEAFTPQSPSIENPI
- a CDS encoding parallel beta-helix domain-containing protein, with the protein product MKTTSFALILLGLVSCTKTAEYNPERNFSNNQKSILTSFILAQDSSVIELPAGHFQFDKSLILEGKSNVTIKGQGKDKTILSFKNQTQGAEGIRVANCKNITLRGFGIEDAAGDNIKVTDTDHILFEELMVGWTGKVDSTNGAYGLYPVICSNVTVRNCIVMGASDAGIYVGQSDTVLIEGNTTYWNVAGIESENSKEVIVRNNISYDNTGGILVFDLPGLTQYGNNIEVYGNNVYENNRENFAPLGNMVSVTPPGTGILILATKGVKIHNNTIRNNKTIAVGMVSYALLEAMGGDQNTGGGGSREELEKQNQLDVNYDPYVGNIHVYDNTYENTYLLPNLNNDFGKLFLLKFGASLPQVAWDGLQSPNYYLADGSINPSYVICVNEAEEVKTVNLDASNEFAGLEENPAIFNCN
- a CDS encoding SO2930 family diheme c-type cytochrome produces the protein MRSVLFALSFFFFACQQKQTKQTIIPVPLGTDQSITEQIQYASVGKTRLSDYGFFEGRLADLKPSEQVMPYELNTPLFSDYALKKRFIYLPKGEKIGYQEKNVLDFPVGTVLIKNFYYSARQLGNIADKILETRLLIHERDGWKALPYIWNTQQTEAYLEITGGLLPTSLQNKGVVHYTVPDMNQCKSCHDKSGTMTPIGPTVRQLNRKAVASDTNQMLLLADKGWIGLPDHTLPQLAVWNDPASGSLNERARAYLDINCAHCHNDQGPAKNSGLNLTYFETDPYRLGVNKKPVAAGRGSGNLKYGIVPKKPGGSILIHRMQTTEPGTMMPELGRSLPHDEGIALIREWIEKM